A single region of the Pseudorhodoplanes sp. genome encodes:
- a CDS encoding glutathione S-transferase, producing the protein MKLYDGGRAPNPRRVRVFLAEKGISVPLEPVDIGAKAHRSEAFTAINPLQRLPVLILDDGTVLTESIAICRYFEVLHPQPPLFGTDAKSTALIEMWQRRLELTLYLPVQAVFRHLHPAMKEFEVPQVAEWGEANRPRVMDFLALLDRELAGRRYIAGDDFSVADITGLVTLDFFKPAKLTLPTELTHVARWHGDLAARPSAKA; encoded by the coding sequence ATGAAACTTTATGACGGGGGCCGTGCGCCCAATCCGAGGCGTGTCCGGGTATTTCTGGCCGAGAAGGGGATTTCGGTGCCCCTCGAGCCCGTGGACATCGGCGCCAAGGCGCATCGGAGCGAGGCTTTCACTGCCATCAACCCGCTGCAGCGGCTGCCGGTGCTGATCCTGGATGACGGCACCGTCCTCACCGAATCCATCGCGATTTGCCGATATTTCGAGGTTCTGCATCCGCAGCCGCCGCTTTTCGGAACGGACGCCAAGAGCACCGCCCTGATCGAGATGTGGCAGCGGCGGCTGGAGCTCACTCTCTACCTTCCGGTCCAGGCGGTCTTCCGTCATCTGCACCCGGCCATGAAGGAATTCGAAGTCCCGCAAGTCGCTGAATGGGGCGAGGCGAACAGGCCCCGGGTGATGGATTTTCTGGCGCTGCTGGATCGGGAACTGGCCGGCCGCCGCTACATTGCCGGGGACGATTTCTCGGTCGCCGATATCACGGGCCTGGTGACGCTGGATTTCTTCAAACCGGCCAAGCTGACTTTGCCCACCGAATTGACGCATGTGGCCCGCTGGCATGGCGATCTGGCGGCTCGTCCCAGCGCCAAGGCCTGA
- a CDS encoding HAMP domain-containing sensor histidine kinase, which translates to MTSTATDQRQFLLSKRRRAAAQRVRDARDRLTSTTGTRPVFDYELLRLFAQNRLSASLVVILLVGMVGLLSSLWTGALIASIWTASVLLIHLVIIARCRKFLATPQSEVNIKKSRLGFITLDMFFGLAWMFNLIQPVGVSESTGTFMLFVMLLVVAVSSMLAWSLPIAVFASTVPVTAAVAINFATKGDLNNYILAVMAITAEGYFLLLAYRLYSSALATLQARAEKDLLIGELEQAKAISDEARSRAEAANISKSRFLAQMSHELRTPLNAILGFSEVMKSEIFGPHSVPSYKEYSNDIHTSGQHLLGLINEILDLSRIEAGRYELNEEAVPLALVVEDCHHLMKLRAKNRNITIHELFEQDLPRVWADERAIRQICLNLLSNAIKFTPQGGEIWIKVGWTASGGQYFSVKDTGPGIPEDEIPVVLASFGQGSNAIKSAEQGAGLGLPIAKSLVDLHGGTFTLKSKLRVGTEVIIALPPERVMSALAPLEEPAPTLQPEKQTAPELPASSRDERTDYRKKTSSLIAGLRGN; encoded by the coding sequence ATGACGAGTACCGCCACAGATCAGCGCCAGTTTTTGCTGTCGAAACGCCGGCGCGCCGCGGCACAACGCGTCCGGGATGCCCGCGACCGCCTGACCTCGACCACCGGTACGCGGCCGGTTTTCGACTACGAATTGCTGCGTCTTTTCGCACAAAACCGCCTCTCCGCGTCGCTCGTTGTCATCCTGCTGGTCGGCATGGTCGGCCTGCTGTCCAGCCTGTGGACCGGCGCCCTGATCGCCAGCATCTGGACCGCGAGCGTCCTGCTCATTCACCTCGTCATCATCGCACGATGCCGCAAATTCCTCGCGACGCCGCAATCCGAGGTCAACATCAAGAAGTCGCGGCTTGGCTTCATCACGCTCGACATGTTCTTCGGCTTGGCCTGGATGTTCAATCTCATCCAGCCGGTCGGCGTCAGCGAGAGCACCGGCACCTTCATGCTGTTCGTCATGCTGCTGGTGGTGGCGGTATCAAGCATGCTGGCGTGGAGCCTGCCGATTGCGGTCTTCGCATCGACCGTTCCGGTCACGGCCGCGGTCGCAATCAACTTCGCGACAAAGGGCGACCTCAACAATTACATTCTCGCCGTCATGGCGATCACGGCGGAGGGCTATTTCCTGCTGCTCGCCTACCGCCTGTATTCGTCCGCGCTGGCAACGCTGCAGGCGCGCGCGGAAAAGGATCTGCTGATCGGCGAACTGGAGCAGGCGAAGGCGATTTCCGACGAGGCGCGCAGCCGCGCCGAAGCCGCCAACATTTCCAAGTCGCGTTTCCTGGCGCAAATGAGTCACGAATTGCGCACGCCGCTGAACGCCATTCTCGGTTTTTCGGAAGTGATGAAGTCGGAGATTTTCGGCCCGCACTCGGTGCCGTCCTACAAGGAATATTCCAACGACATCCACACGTCCGGCCAGCATCTCTTGGGCCTGATCAATGAAATTCTCGATCTGTCGCGCATCGAGGCCGGCCGCTACGAGCTGAATGAAGAGGCCGTGCCGCTCGCGCTGGTGGTGGAGGATTGCCATCATCTGATGAAGTTGCGGGCCAAGAACCGCAACATCACCATCCACGAATTGTTCGAGCAGGATCTGCCGCGGGTCTGGGCGGATGAGCGTGCGATACGGCAGATCTGCCTTAACCTTCTCTCGAACGCGATCAAGTTCACGCCGCAGGGCGGCGAGATCTGGATCAAGGTCGGCTGGACCGCCTCCGGCGGTCAATATTTCAGCGTGAAGGATACCGGCCCCGGCATCCCGGAAGACGAAATTCCGGTCGTGCTGGCCTCGTTCGGCCAGGGCTCCAACGCTATCAAGTCGGCGGAGCAGGGCGCCGGCCTCGGTCTGCCGATCGCCAAGAGCCTGGTCGACCTGCACGGCGGCACCTTCACCCTCAAATCGAAACTGCGCGTCGGCACCGAAGTCATCATCGCCCTGCCCCCTGAACGCGTCATGTCGGCGCTGGCGCCGCTCGAGGAACCCGCGCCGACCCTGCAGCCGGAAAAGCAGACCGCGCCGGAACTGCCTGCGTCATCGCGCGACGAGCGTACCGACTATCGCAAAAAGACTTCCTCTCTGATTGCCGGCCTGCGCGGCAACTGA
- a CDS encoding DUF1289 domain-containing protein, which produces MSDILTPCKKICILDLPSGLCRGCGRNGAEIAAWTNMSNGERARIMALLPDRLAALGLAPASHPDGR; this is translated from the coding sequence ATGTCCGACATTCTCACTCCCTGCAAGAAAATCTGCATCCTCGACCTGCCGTCGGGACTCTGCCGCGGCTGCGGCCGCAACGGCGCTGAGATCGCAGCCTGGACGAACATGAGCAATGGCGAACGCGCGCGGATCATGGCTCTCCTTCCGGACCGGCTTGCCGCCCTCGGCCTTGCGCCGGCGAGCCACCCCGATGGGCGGTGA
- a CDS encoding sulfite exporter TauE/SafE family protein: MLGIPAGEFALFAAMIVAGGAATGLLAGLFGVGGGAVIVPVLYEVFRLMHVPEEVRMQLCVGTSLAIIIPTSIRSFRAHRRLGNLPAGILRRWALPIIGGVVIGGLIAAVAPPAVFKAAFVVVATLLAIRFLFGSGGWKLGEELPKGRVLMTLYGLVIGLYSALMGVGGGAVSTVILTLYGQPILTAIGLSAGVGVLISLTGALSFMAAGLQHQALMPPLSIGYVSLIGFALMAPVTSLVAPIGARIAHAMSKRKLEIAFGCFLLLIGLRFVISLL; this comes from the coding sequence ATGCTTGGAATTCCTGCCGGCGAATTTGCCTTGTTCGCCGCCATGATCGTCGCGGGCGGGGCCGCGACCGGATTGCTCGCGGGACTCTTCGGCGTCGGCGGCGGCGCGGTGATCGTGCCGGTCCTCTACGAAGTCTTTCGCCTGATGCATGTGCCGGAAGAGGTGCGCATGCAGCTTTGCGTCGGCACCTCGCTCGCCATCATCATCCCGACCTCCATTCGCTCGTTCCGCGCGCATCGCAGACTCGGCAATCTGCCCGCCGGCATTCTGCGGCGCTGGGCGTTGCCGATCATCGGCGGCGTCGTGATTGGCGGATTGATCGCGGCAGTCGCGCCGCCGGCCGTCTTCAAGGCAGCCTTCGTCGTGGTCGCCACTCTGCTCGCCATCCGCTTTCTGTTCGGTTCCGGTGGCTGGAAACTTGGCGAGGAGTTGCCGAAGGGACGTGTCCTGATGACGCTCTATGGCCTCGTCATTGGACTCTATTCAGCGCTGATGGGCGTCGGCGGCGGCGCCGTTTCCACCGTCATTTTGACGCTCTATGGCCAGCCGATTCTGACCGCGATCGGACTGTCTGCGGGTGTCGGCGTGTTGATTTCGCTCACCGGAGCCTTGAGCTTCATGGCCGCCGGCCTGCAGCATCAGGCGCTGATGCCGCCATTATCCATCGGCTATGTCTCGCTGATCGGCTTTGCGCTGATGGCGCCGGTGACGTCACTGGTCGCGCCGATCGGCGCGCGCATCGCGCATGCGATGTCAAAGCGGAAACTCGAAATTGCGTTCGGATGCTTCCTGCTGCTAATCGGGCTGCGCTTCGTCATCAGCCTGCTGTGA
- the dusA gene encoding tRNA dihydrouridine(20/20a) synthase DusA, which produces MSIAPMMEWTDKHCRFFHRLLTRRALLYTEMVTTGAVLFGPRDRLLGFDAEEHPVALQLGGSDPKQLAQAARIGADFGYREINLNVGCPSDRVQEGRFGACLMAEPELVGDCVAAMKAAVSIPVTVKCRIGIDNQDPEQSLDTLTVKVKAAGVDALIVHARKAWLEGLSPRENRDVPPLDYDRVYRLKRAHPHLTIAVNGGIADLNQAREHLRHVDGVMMGRAAYQEPWRLLAVDPELFGEPAPFPSVKAAIEAFFPYIERELAQGARLHAITRHILGAFRAVPGARAFRRHLSVHAVKPGAGIGVLREALDLIVDTPAELTHTAAA; this is translated from the coding sequence ATGTCCATCGCCCCGATGATGGAATGGACCGATAAGCATTGTCGGTTCTTCCATCGCCTGCTGACGCGCCGGGCTCTGCTCTATACGGAGATGGTGACGACCGGGGCAGTCCTGTTCGGCCCGCGCGACCGGCTGCTCGGCTTCGATGCGGAAGAACATCCGGTGGCGTTGCAGCTTGGCGGCTCCGATCCGAAGCAGCTCGCGCAAGCAGCGCGCATCGGCGCCGATTTCGGCTATCGCGAGATCAATCTCAATGTGGGTTGTCCGTCCGACCGCGTGCAGGAAGGCCGCTTCGGCGCCTGCCTGATGGCGGAGCCGGAGCTTGTCGGCGATTGTGTCGCCGCGATGAAGGCGGCGGTTTCGATTCCGGTGACGGTGAAGTGCCGCATCGGAATCGACAATCAGGATCCCGAGCAGTCGCTCGATACGCTGACGGTGAAGGTGAAGGCCGCCGGCGTCGATGCGCTGATCGTGCACGCACGCAAAGCCTGGCTTGAGGGACTTTCGCCGCGCGAGAACCGCGATGTCCCGCCGCTCGACTATGATCGTGTCTATCGTCTCAAACGCGCGCATCCGCACCTGACGATTGCCGTCAACGGCGGCATCGCCGATCTCAACCAGGCGCGCGAGCATCTGCGCCATGTCGACGGCGTGATGATGGGCCGTGCCGCCTATCAGGAACCGTGGCGTTTGCTTGCGGTCGATCCGGAACTGTTCGGCGAGCCCGCACCGTTCCCGTCGGTGAAAGCGGCGATCGAAGCCTTCTTCCCTTATATCGAGCGCGAGCTGGCGCAGGGCGCACGCCTGCATGCCATCACCCGGCATATCCTCGGCGCCTTCCGCGCCGTGCCGGGTGCGCGCGCCTTCCGCCGTCATCTCTCGGTCCATGCAGTGAAGCCCGGCGCGGGCATAGGTGTCCTGCGCGAGGCGCTGGACCTGATTGTGGACACGCCTGCGGAATTGACGCACACCGCTGCAGCCTGA